A stretch of the Candidatus Aminicenantes bacterium genome encodes the following:
- the gatE gene encoding Glu-tRNA(Gln) amidotransferase subunit GatE: MSENPRPDQNTRKTLKQVGYKPLGKIPDAVYAEMGFRCGLEIHQQLMTRQKLFCRCPAGIYQKDGEYDAELVRHMRPTLSELGEYDGTALMEFKTRKNIYYRIQNETACTYDIDDTPPFRIDDQALDIALEVALLLETSIVGELHVTRKQYLDGSIPTGFQRTAIVGIEGRIPVQGSEVGIIQISVEEDSCREVSDLGHDRVYTTDRLGMPLIETVTHPHLVTPRMAAAGAQYLRFMTRSTGHVRTGIGAAREDVNVSIRGGTRVEIKGVAHISWIPELTHIEAFRQKSLLHIRSLLSERGMNADAWKVTSVDLPETWIPHKSLHELYRGARDLRAVALNLPGFKNLLSHFTQPGQVFADEIADRLKVVACIERPNMVHSEESRSLLERSQLAEIRRRLEGGPQDAQVVVWGPADDIPTAVETVEERCRMAFAGVPNETRKSYPDGTTRFERVLPGPDRMYPDTDTAPIPVEEERIERIRAGLPEPVSGQMARMREWNVAPNHVGYILRGNLFGILERIVKKFKQPPRRVARVLSQVLRNLAPVPHGKGGFDPARLVDIYAFMKREEIDTALVEAMLPVVTEHPQMELPSVLETIGFKTKKRQEILDLLPVLHAKFSQINTSPDPMARHRWIMGQLRPVALGNIDLKELSRLVPGDQDE, from the coding sequence ATGAGTGAAAACCCGCGTCCCGATCAGAATACCCGCAAGACCCTCAAACAGGTGGGCTACAAACCCCTGGGCAAAATTCCGGACGCCGTTTACGCGGAAATGGGTTTCCGCTGCGGCCTGGAAATCCATCAGCAGTTGATGACGAGGCAGAAGCTGTTCTGCCGCTGTCCCGCCGGGATCTATCAAAAGGATGGCGAATACGACGCGGAATTGGTGCGCCACATGCGCCCCACTCTGAGTGAACTGGGCGAATATGACGGCACGGCGCTGATGGAGTTCAAAACCCGCAAAAACATCTATTACCGTATCCAGAATGAAACGGCGTGTACCTACGACATCGATGACACGCCCCCGTTCCGCATTGACGACCAGGCCCTGGACATCGCCCTGGAAGTGGCGTTACTCCTGGAAACCAGCATTGTCGGCGAGTTGCACGTGACCCGCAAGCAATACCTGGACGGAAGCATTCCCACGGGATTCCAGCGCACCGCCATTGTGGGCATTGAGGGACGCATTCCCGTACAGGGCAGCGAAGTGGGCATCATCCAGATCAGCGTGGAAGAGGATTCCTGCCGCGAGGTATCCGACCTGGGCCATGACCGGGTCTATACAACCGACCGGCTGGGCATGCCCCTGATTGAAACCGTGACCCATCCACACCTGGTGACGCCGCGCATGGCCGCGGCGGGCGCGCAATACCTGCGCTTTATGACCCGCAGTACCGGTCATGTGCGCACCGGGATCGGCGCGGCCCGGGAAGATGTCAATGTCAGCATCCGCGGAGGAACTCGTGTGGAGATCAAGGGCGTGGCCCACATCTCCTGGATACCGGAACTCACCCATATCGAAGCGTTCCGCCAGAAGAGCCTGCTTCACATCCGCTCCCTGCTTTCAGAACGTGGCATGAATGCGGACGCGTGGAAAGTCACCTCTGTGGATTTGCCGGAAACATGGATCCCACACAAGTCCCTGCACGAATTGTACCGGGGCGCCCGCGACCTGCGCGCGGTCGCCCTGAATTTGCCGGGATTCAAGAACCTGCTTTCCCACTTCACCCAGCCCGGACAGGTATTTGCCGACGAAATCGCGGACCGCCTGAAGGTTGTGGCCTGCATAGAACGGCCCAACATGGTTCATTCTGAAGAGTCCCGCTCCCTTCTGGAGCGTTCGCAACTGGCGGAAATACGGCGCCGCCTGGAAGGCGGTCCCCAGGATGCCCAGGTCGTGGTCTGGGGTCCGGCCGACGACATTCCCACCGCGGTGGAAACCGTCGAGGAGCGCTGTCGCATGGCGTTTGCCGGTGTGCCGAACGAAACCCGCAAATCTTATCCAGACGGTACCACCCGTTTTGAACGCGTGTTGCCGGGGCCGGACCGCATGTACCCGGATACGGATACGGCTCCCATCCCGGTTGAAGAGGAGCGTATCGAGCGCATCCGCGCCGGCCTGCCTGAACCGGTCTCTGGGCAAATGGCGCGCATGCGGGAGTGGAACGTGGCGCCCAACCACGTGGGATACATCCTGCGCGGCAACCTTTTCGGGATCCTGGAACGTATTGTAAAAAAGTTCAAACAACCGCCGCGGCGGGTGGCCCGGGTTTTGTCCCAGGTGTTGCGCAACCTGGCACCCGTTCCCCACGGCAAAGGCGGTTTCGATCCCGCCCGACTGGTCGATATCTACGCCTTCATGAAGCGGGAGGAAATCGATACCGCGTTGGTGGAAGCCATGTTGCCCGTGGTTACGGAACATCCCCAGATGGAGTTGCCGTCGGTGCTGGAAACCATCGGGTTCAAAACGAAAAAGCGGCAGGAGATCCTGGATCTGCTACCGGTATTGCACGCCAAGTTCAGCCAGATCAACACTTCACCCGATCCCATGGCCCGGCACCGCTGGATCATGGGCCAATTGCGTCCGGTGGCATTGGGCAACATCGATTTGAAAGAGTTGAGCCGCCTGGTTCCGGGAGACCAAGATGAGTGA